The Anabas testudineus chromosome 1, fAnaTes1.2, whole genome shotgun sequence genomic sequence ATCTAGAGCAGGGGCGTCCAATCCTACTCCTCAAGGGCCactttttctgcttgttttccaaccaccCCTGCACTTATAGCTTCTGATTAGCTGAACaaacctgatccaggtaatgagCAGTAGGTAGGGCAGGGAGAGCAGgacaagcaggacagtgaccCTCAAGCAGCAAGATTGGACACCACTGATCTAGAGTGACAGTTACAGTCATTCTTACTGGCGATGGCAGCGGCCCAGTCTTAAGTGCGATGTGCGCTGGAGCAGGTAGTCTTTAAGTAACCTCTCTGTTTGTGACTACATTCATCCTCCCCCGACCAGTCTCTCTGTCCATGTTGCTGACAACCACTTTgcaaaaataaactgcattgcTGATAATCCACCAGAACTAAGTGGTAGTATGTTATgtaaaatgagagaaaatgtctCTGTTAGAATCCCTTATCATAACTTAACATACAGTAATcgtattaaaacaataaaaacttttGTCACAACAAAGTTGACTGCTGCATTAAACCTACCTCCAGAATCTCATTAAGAGAAATCAGGTCTTCATTTAACTCCAGTTCAATGTTctgaaatgacattttaaaaatgataagcAGAAACTGGAGCATTACCACTGTATTCAAATCAAAACTGGCTGCAAAAGCACAGTCACCAAACcaaccttcttcttcttgtttgaGCTAGATTCAttctgaggaagaggaaggtgcTTCTCTAGAATGTCTCCCAGAGACTCCATCAATCGTTCCTGGTAGTCCTTTATTTTCTGGATTTTCTCTTTGGTGTCCTGTAGTACACTGTGGagtgtataaatatatttgatcATTACTCTTTTCCTATTGTATTTTGGTATATTTGCATTCATTAGTTTTTGCAgcctttaaatatttctttctttacactCTTCCATAATTCTCCACACAGTTTGCTGCCCTTGATTGGAGCTACACATGATAATGTGAACTCCTTTTTACGCTCACACTCACCTGTACTCTGATAAGGTCTCCTTTTCTGCTTGAAGTCTTTCAACGTGATCACTGGCGGCTAACAGTAcctgtttcttttcctccagCCACTTTTGTTCACTaaaaatgaggagaaaaaaaagcctttaaatTCTCTCTTCCAATCAATCTTGAATATGATTTATGTACCATAAAAGTgcactataaataaaaaataaaactactagTAATGTAACTAGTAATGTAACTAAAAGGTTACATAcagttcttttgtttctttgagtTTGTCTCTCTTTGCTTCACAGCAAGAAACAACCATTTCAAGTTCAGAGCACAGCTTCAGCATCTGTGGAAAACAACGTGGGAACATGGATTTCGTAGTTAGAGCAATGCTTTCCATTTGATAAAAtttttaatgttgatgtttacacacaaacatacctCTTCTTTTCCAGCTTGAAGTAAAACTTCAGAATTAGCTGACAACGCTGGACAGAGCAAGgtaaataaacaagtaaaaacatttaaagaggcAAAAGTTTAGCACAGGAGATAATTACCTAAATTGCATTGAGATGACAAATTATATCACAGTGTTCATGGTCGACCTACATGCAGGCTCTGTTGTCAGCCACTGTTTCAGTTCAGCTTCTGTTGCCATCAGTCGATTTACTGACTATTGGAGATAAAATATTCACAGAATATTACAATAAGTTGGAGGTACAATTAAATTGCTGAATGTCAAacttacataataataatactaatttcataacacataaaaaataattaaacttttCCCATTGTTTAGATGTGCGGgctttgctaaaaaaaaactttcagcAACAAATATCCTGACCAAAGATGATGGTAAAAAACGTATAAGAAACTCACCTGCTCTTGTGGATTCTCACAGAAATCTGGTTCACACAGTATAATCTCATTCTGAAGCTGCAACACAGGGACACAacatctgaaatgtgtttttcattttattcacatcTAGGGATCGGGTGAAGTGAAAGGGTAACTTAGTCTGGTCAACTTCAAGTGTGAGTTTACCTTTTCCAGCGCAGCAAACTGATCCTCACACTGGTCCAGCAGCTCAGACAGAGCAGCCTCTGACAGTTCAGCTGCTGCCCCGCCGTCTGGTTTCAGCTCAGCCTCAGTCtgagcacagaaacacacaagagTCAAATCTTCCGATTAGGGTAAGTTAAAGGATAGTGATTGACGTCACAGCACTGAATACTGTGCATAGTTAGCGTCGAGTCTTATTAGCTGTCGGCTAACGTTTAGTAATAAGTTCGGGGAGAAGAAATTAAACTTAGTTTCCGTCAACAGGACCGGT encodes the following:
- the cenpk gene encoding centromere protein K, which produces MTEAELKPDGGAAAELSEAALSELLDQCEDQFAALEKLQNEIILCEPDFCENPQEQSVNRLMATEAELKQWLTTEPASLSANSEVLLQAGKEEMLKLCSELEMVVSCCEAKRDKLKETKELEQKWLEEKKQVLLAASDHVERLQAEKETLSEYSVLQDTKEKIQKIKDYQERLMESLGDILEKHLPLPQNESSSNKKKKNIELELNEDLISLNEILEVLMNKVLKTPHDPYVTIDDTFWPPYVEMLLRYGIAVRHQENNFKIRLETFF